A single Gambusia affinis linkage group LG20, SWU_Gaff_1.0, whole genome shotgun sequence DNA region contains:
- the LOC122823355 gene encoding gastrula zinc finger protein XlCGF57.1-like isoform X1, protein MESCRSGEQSSFVDSVKEESEGNQQLWVVKEEVPDVSSSSLDQQNLTCSQVKNEEEEQWISQEVERLSVEKEDKEKPQLSEVRHIKSEDSRETEAPTSSSAEQMKTESDGEISGGPEPDRELDPSTTLQPNIEEKYSASETEVSDESEEDNISCSGSENEDSDEDWREPRTRQSGVNSKVGQKAAKNAFSCPDCGKQFVRKQMFQKHLADHSGEKSSSCSVEKNHSRRKQNGDSQMRLDPGRKSFSCDDCGKTFKKLAALKCHIRTHSGAKSVVCKDCGKIFHSRDHFNSHRRLHTGEKPFVCDKCGKRFSHKYTLKNHMTCHTGEKPFQCELCDKKLVSNGGLKTHMTIHKGVKPFVCSECGRCFRLKSDLKGHMTTHLDVKSFGCGYCGASFSHKRSLLQHVRLHTGKDLLSCDKCDKKFVGKYYLLRHMRVHLKREKPVTGRGNFSCEECGKRFLQEAHVKSHVVIHTGEKPFSCGYCGAKFTHKRSMLRHVRLHTGENLLSCDKCDKKFARNYYLLRHMRVHAKEEKVMTGKGNFACKEW, encoded by the coding sequence GAAATCAGCAACTGTGGGTGGTTAAAGAAGAGGTTCCTGATGTGAGCAGTTCCAGTTTGGACCAGCAGAACCTCACATGTTCTCAAGTGAAGAATGAAGAAGAGGAACAGTGGATCAGTCAGGAGGTAGAGCGGCTTAGTGTGGAGaaagaagacaaagagaaaCCTCAGTTGTCAGAAGTTCGTCACATCAaaagtgaagacagcagagagacagaagcTCCAACCAGCAGCTCAGCtgaacagatgaaaacagaatcTGATGGAGAGATCAGTGGAGGACCAGAACCTGACAGAGAGCTGGATCCAAGTACTACTTTACAGCCAAATATTGAAGAAAAGTATTCAGCTTCTGAGACTGAAGTCAGTGATGAGAGTGAAGAGGACAATATATCCTGTTCTGGATCTGAAAATGAAGACAGTGATGAAGATTGGAGGGAACCCAGAACACGTCAGTCTGGTGTAAACAGCAAAGTGGGACAAAAAGCTGCTAAGAATGCCTTCAGCTGCCCTGACTGTGGTAAACAGTTTGTGAGGAAACAGATGTTCCAGAAACATCTGGCAGATCATTCAGGAGAAAAGTCTTCCAGCTGTTCTGTTGAGAAGAATCACTCTAGACGGAAGCAGAATGGGGATTCACAGATGAGACTCGATCCAGGAAGGAAATCCTTTTCTTGTGACGATTGTggtaaaacctttaaaaaactAGCTGCTCTTAAATGTCATATCAGAACCCATAGTGGTGCAAAATCAGTTGTTTGCAAAGATTGTGGTAAAATCTTTCACTCCCGGGATCATTTTAACTCTCACCGGAGACTGCACACTGGAGAAAAACCCTTTGTCTGTGATAAATGTGGTAAAAGATTTAGCCATAAGTATACCCTTAAAAATCACATGACTTgccacacaggagagaaaccatTTCAGTGCGAATTGTGCGATAAAAAGTTAGTCTCAAATGGAGGTCTGAAGACCCACATGACCATCCATAAAGGAGTAAAACCATTTGTGTGTAGCGAGTGTGGCAGATGCTTCAGACTTAAGAGTGATCTAAAAGGCCACATGACAACCCACTTAGACGTAAAATCGTTTGGCTGTGGTTATTGTGGCGCTAGTTTTTCTCACAAAAGAAGTCTTCTCCAGCATGTTAGACTCCACACTGGGAAGGACCTATTGTCGTGTgataaatgtgataaaaagtTTGTCGGGAAGTATTACCTTCTAAGACATATGCGAGTTCATCTGAAACGGGAAAAACCAGTAACTGGAAGGGGGAACTTTTCTTGTGAGGAATGTGGGAAGAGGTTTCTCCAAGAGGCACATGTAAAAAGCCATGTGGTGattcacacaggagagaaaccatTTAGCTGTGGTTATTGTGGTGCCAAATTTACTCACAAAAGAAGTATGCTGCGGCATGTCAGACTCCACACTGGGGAGAATCTGCTGTCATGTgataaatgtgataaaaagtTTGCCCGGAACTATTATCTTCTAAGACATATGCGGGTTCATGCGAAAGAGGAAAAAGTGATGACTGGAAAGGGGAACTTTGCTTGTAAAGAATGGTGA